The window TCATATCGTCTTTATAAAGAGACTGAAAGAGATAAAGCTACGAAAAAGGAAAATTTAAATATGCATGATTGACCATTAAGCCCCTGTTCAGGCCTAGTCTTACCATTTCAAttatttggttttgtttcttattatacactttaaatcaaaacaatttgtTATTTCTGTTTGTagtgtctatatatatatacacctcTATGGCATTAAACCTGAAAACTGCATTAgagaaacatattaaaacttacTACACAAACTCCTACTGTCAGGACCAAAATAATTGAAAACCTAAAAGCACATTTGTTTTTCAGTAGTATTGTTGATGAGACATGAGATTGGTATTACGTTGATGACTTAACAAAGAAGTTTTCTCAACATGTCTCAAAAGAATCCTATAAATCTTATTCCTCACTCGACCACAAGCCTCTCTTTCAGACTCTGACATCATCAtcacttcctcttcttcttgttcctcCTCTTCTCCTTTAACCATGGCGTCTAACCAATCACTCACTCGTTTTATCTGATACATCGTTTCCCCTACTTGCTGACTACTCATCTCTCTCCACTTTGTTACGTTACTGATCTCATCTAAATACTTCTCAACGCGGCTCAAGTACCACCTTCTTCCTTCCTCCTTAACCAAGTTTCTTAGTTCACTTGCTGCTCTGCTTAACCTCTCCTTCCTCTCTCCGGACCCCGAGTCTCTTTCCCTTGTGTTGTCTTCACGGTTATTGGTTTCTTGAGCGATTAGGGTAAAACTCTTCCTCGCGGGACTCTGCGTAGGCTTACTTGCCGGTAAAGAAACCGGTTTAAGATCCGTAGCTAAAGCTGATTTGATCCACTGAGTCGCCTTCTCGCGCCTCTCCTCTCCCGTTCTTGAGTTGCAATGCTTTGTCTCCTCAGTTGATAATGATTGAATGATTAGCCTACTCTTGCTTAACTCATCTTGGAAACTCAAGAACTCTCCTATAGGTGGCTGTTGATTATGATGGTGTTGATTTCTCTTGTCAGAAAGCTCCGAGTATGACCTAAACATATCATTTTCAGTGAGAACATTGCTTGAGGAAGAAGTTACATTTACTTGTAAGCACCTACCTTAGACATTTGAGCAATCTTTCAGCAGCTGAAGCCTCTAATAAAGCTTGAGAAGCAGTGCGAATAGCCTTATCTCTCTGCCTCAGAATCTCCTgccaaaatatatatagtttaagtTTCATTCAAACTGATTTCTTGATCAACAAGTTATCTGTATTACCTTTCCTAGGTTTGCAACTCTGGGAGGAAGTGAGTTCCAGAGAATCTCTGTCTCTGTCCAGCTTCTTTTCCTCGATATCGAATCCGAGGATTCAAGGGTATTGCTTCTAGGTGGAAGAAGAAGGTTCTTACTCTTGTTACTTCCACTTCCATAGCTTAAACTCTTAGCCCATTTTGGAGATGGTGAAACAACActatctcttcttcttgttctacTACTTGACTTCTCCTCTATCACTCCACAGCTCCTCACAGAAGGAGAGGGAGAAGCCTGAAAAAAAAGATACAATCAGCAAAATGTCAAATTCAGGTTTATTACGAGCTTCCAACTTAAAAACAATTAGTGATAAttggattggccctaacccttaAGGTACATTATACCTAATACATTTCTATAAAACTTACAGCAGGATAGCTTCGAGTTCTTGAAACATGTAATCTCATGTCATGAACATGACTCTTAACCATAGATGGATCTAATGACTCTCTTCTCTTGCTAGCATCACCCAAACCCATCCAACTTCTTCTCCTAGCTGctgaagacaaagaagaagagcAATTTGAAACCATTGACTCTGTATCATCCCTCTCCTCCATTACACTCGAGAGATTCTTCAACAACCCAAAATCTGAAACATTCACCTCAGAGATGCTTGAGCTGCTCCATCTTGTCCTTCTCGGCCTCTTCACTTGTTGATCATAGCTTTCCTCTGTATCAGACAGGCTTGCACAGAACTTCTCTATACGTTCTTTAGGGATCAGGTCGATAGGTTCACCGGTGCAAGCCCTTCGACCTGGTGTTGGTCTAATGCCTTTGATCATAGGAACCGGATAAGCAAACTCAAGCTTCTCCACGAATATTAATTGACCTATCTGTAACTTGTCGTAGAGGACAAGGTCGTTCTCTTCTCTCGGCAAGGAGGCGTACATTGAATGTGTTGAGTCGGAGATTCTCAAGAAGAAGCCTTTGTTTGGCCATAACCCTCCAGCTGCTAGGACAGGGATTATACTTCTTATCTGAAGCAAAACTGGTCTGTGATCAACGTCTCTTCGCGCTTTTCCGACACCCATTTCCTCTAGAAGCTTGAATAGAACACCTGATCTTAGTTCTGCCATTGCTATCAACAATGGCTGTTGGGAGATTTGTGTGAGAAAAAACAGATAGAgatagaaagaagaaagaagggTATGTTTCTCAATCTGCTGCATGCAGACAAGAACAAGATTGGTGGAATGTAATGTGTTCTGAGTTTTGATTCTGATTGGAACGGAGAAAGAGGTTTGTCTTTTGGGGAAATCATTCACTGGTTTTGTGATAAAAATTCCCTAATGTGGATCTTTGTTGTTCCTTGAGTGCCAAGCAATCAACAGATGTTTCCTCTGTTTTTAGTCATTGCATTGTTTTTGACAGTTCTCTTTTACTATTATTGGTCATTATTTTCATTGAATACAAAAAGTCAgttaaaccaaaacaaaatttttttctattctGTTTGATTTgtataatacattaatataataataaaaaaaaattaataacattgACTTGTACTGTATCTGAAACTTGTTACATAGAATGATCttatacattttttcttttgttacagGAGCTCAACGTCTAAGTGCAAGCTGAGTCTTTGTTGCTATATTCTGAGAAGAAGAATCTTTATTCACAGAATCTTGACATGATGTGTGATCGAACATATCCATTATCACAGGTGGTTTGTACTCTGATCTTGTTCGACGGTGAGAAGATCCTTGTAATGAAGAAGAACCTTCTTGTCCCATCATTAATGGTCGGTAGCTACGGCTCGATCCTTCAGACATCGACCGATACCTCATATGCTGAGACTTATGGTGTTTCTTGATAGCATGAATCAGATATGGAATTAACCCCTCCATTTAAAATTCGCTGTTTCTGTATATGAAAATATCATACACAaacctaatatttatatatcatggTGCATAAGATGAGAAATCAAGTTTTTCTTTGTATTGAATTGACAACTAGTATTGGTTCAAATAAGTGGATAAGTATTGACCACTGTTTGTGATGTTATACCAATTTTTTTACTTAGGCTTTCGTCATAATTGATGATAGCATGACGTATTGACTTTGACCACTAAGAACTTCAATAGACAAGGCTCAAGTCCTTCGCAGGCGTCGAACTCAATGGTAACTTTCTCTGTCATGCTTCTTCCAACTTCTACTCTCTCAAAACCTACCAGTTGCGTCTGTGGCACGGCATCACCAATCAGAGACTTTAATGACACTGGTGGTATCAAGAACACAAGCACTACATGACTCCCGGACCTTGTGACCCCGATGATGATCCGGATCTCTGAAGACGTTAACGTTGAGAGACCAATACGTAAGACCAGCGAGTCCTAGGTTGTGTGCGCATCGCTCGAGCCTCCGTCGAAACCACTTCTACCATCTTTAGCGATAACGATGTattaatttacttttatttgatGAAGCCTATGAGgaccatttcttttttttttcgtagAAGAGTGAGTGGTGAGCCAAGTGTTTTCACCAGAGTAATGAGGAACAAAATGTGAAGTAATTAAGAAAAGGGTTTTGAAGAGTGACTTCGAAGATAATACAAACCATATATCTTTTGTCTCTTTAGGAAAATTTCAGATATGTCTGGTCATAAAGTTAGAGATGCAGATCTTCAATGTCTCGAAGTGGTTCTGCAGGTCTCTTGTTGTCAGGTTGGTTCACGACTAGCTGTCCGCAAGCAC of the Brassica rapa cultivar Chiifu-401-42 chromosome A03, CAAS_Brap_v3.01, whole genome shotgun sequence genome contains:
- the LOC103859818 gene encoding uncharacterized protein LOC103859818, producing MEGLIPYLIHAIKKHHKSQHMRYRSMSEGSSRSYRPLMMGQEGSSSLQGSSHRRTRSEYKPPVIMDMFDHTSCQDSVNKDSSSQNIATKTQLALRR
- the LOC103860201 gene encoding uncharacterized protein LOC103860201, which produces MQQIEKHTLLSSFYLYLFFLTQISQQPLLIAMAELRSGVLFKLLEEMGVGKARRDVDHRPVLLQIRSIIPVLAAGGLWPNKGFFLRISDSTHSMYASLPREENDLVLYDKLQIGQLIFVEKLEFAYPVPMIKGIRPTPGRRACTGEPIDLIPKERIEKFCASLSDTEESYDQQVKRPRRTRWSSSSISEVNVSDFGLLKNLSSVMEERDDTESMVSNCSSSLSSAARRRSWMGLGDASKRRESLDPSMVKSHVHDMRLHVSRTRSYPAASPSPSVRSCGVIEEKSSSRTRRRDSVVSPSPKWAKSLSYGSGSNKSKNLLLPPRSNTLESSDSISRKRSWTETEILWNSLPPRVANLGKEILRQRDKAIRTASQALLEASAAERLLKCLRSYSELSDKRNQHHHNQQPPIGEFLSFQDELSKSRLIIQSLSTEETKHCNSRTGEERREKATQWIKSALATDLKPVSLPASKPTQSPARKSFTLIAQETNNREDNTRERDSGSGERKERLSRAASELRNLVKEEGRRWYLSRVEKYLDEISNVTKWREMSSQQVGETMYQIKRVSDWLDAMVKGEEEEQEEEEVMMMSESEREACGRVRNKIYRILLRHVEKTSLLSHQRNTNLMSHQQYY